The following nucleotide sequence is from Mucilaginibacter sp. cycad4.
TTCTGGTTTCGACAGGCAGAGTTTCATTTATGATATTTTCGGTACCAGCCTTTTCCTGTTTGGTACGCTGGTATTGGTGCTGGCATTGCTGCGGGGCTTGTTCCTGTTTTTTATGAGGCAAACCATTATCCTCATGTCGCGCCATATCGAGTACGATTTAAAAAACGAGATCTATAACCACTACCAGGAACTTTCCCTTGCCTTTTACCGCCGCCACAATACCGGAGATTTAATGAACCGCGTAACCGAGGATGTAAGCCGTGTACGCATGTACCTTGGGCCGGGTATCATGTACTCCATCAATACCGTGGTATTGTTTGTGATGGTGATATATGCCATGCTTACTGTAAATGTACAGCTGGCCGTTTTTTCGGTACTGCCATTGCCTATTCTGGCAGGTGTTATTTACTATGTAAACAATATTATCAATCACCGCAGCGAGATGATCCAGGAGCGCCTGTCCGGCTTATCCAGCTTTGTGCAGGAAAATTTTTCGGGCATCAGGGTGATCAAATCATATGTGCGCGAAGGCTTTGTGCGCGAAAACTTTGCAAAGGAGAGTGAGGACTATAAAGTACACTCAATGGAACTGGCCAAAGTACAGGCCCTGTTTTTCCCGATCATGCTGTTGCTGGTAGGCCTGAGTAACGTAATAACCATGTACGTTGGCGGGGTGGAAGTAATAAAAGGCAACATTACCCCGGGTAATATTGCGGAGTTTATTGTTTACCTCAATATGCTTTCGTTCCCGGTTATTTCGCTGGGCTGGGTAACCTCATTGGTGCAACGCGCCGCAGCTTCGCAAAAACGCATTAACGAATTTTTGCATGAAAAGCCTGAGATCATCTCGCCGGTTGCAGAAAATCACCATGTTGAGGGATTGATCAGGTTTGATGAGGTATCATTCATTTATCCTGATACGGGCATCCAGGCATTAAAAAATGTTTCCTTTACGGTTGAGCCTGGGCAGATGTTGGCTATTATAGGCCGTACAGGTTCGGGTAAGTCAACCATTGCCAACCTGGTAATGCGCATGTACGATACCACAGGCGGAGAGATCACGGTTGACAACCGTTCGATAAGATCACTTGGTCTTGAAAACTACCGCTCGCAGATAGGTTTTGTACCGCAGGAGGTGTTCCTGTTTTCGGATACCATAGCCAATAACATTGCTTTTAGTGCCGATGTACTGGACATGCCGGTTGTTGAGCAGGCCGCTAAAGATGCCGCAGTATACAATAACATTATTGAACTGGAAGAAGGTTTTACAACCCTCATTGGCGAACGCGGCGTTACCTTATCGGGCGGTCAAAAACAGCGTGTATCCATTGCACGCGCCATATTCAAACATCCGCAGGTTTTGATCTTTGACGATTGCCTTTCGGCAGTTGATACCCGCACGGAAGAAGAGATTTTGAATAACCTTGGCCGGGTAATGCAGGATAAAACGAGCATCATCATAGCCCACCGCATTTCCACCATAAAAAATGCCGATAAGATCCTGGTGATGGATAACGGCGAAATAGTTGAGCAGGGCAACCACGAATACCTGATGCAGCTTAAAGGTACTTACTTTGAGCTTTACGAAAAACAACTGCTGGAAGAAGAGCAGGATGCATAAGAGCCCCCGCTAAATCTCCCCCGGTAGGGGAGACTTTTTTTGATCTGTATCTTTTCCTTTTTTTGCCGCTCCTTCCGGGGAGGGTTGGGTAGGGCCAGTCGTTCTTCCCGTTTTCCCATTCTGGCGCAAGTCCCTTGTGCTGCTGAGTGTGGGAGGATACATGTGCTTCCCATGTCTCATCAAAATAAGTTGGCACAAGTTAGCCTCCGCACAGCCAAACCCGCAAAACTTGCGCCAGTGAAGAGACTTTGTATTCTTTCTTTTTACAACTCCCTTTAATCGGTCATCCACACAAAAAAATGACACTTTTGTTTCAAAAAACTCAATAATAACGAATAAAATACTTGCACTTTGAAAATTTATTTATATTTATGCCAACCAAAACTAATTACAGGTAAATATATATGGGAGATTTTGACAATAGAGAGCGCGAAGAGGTTTATTCAAAGAAGGTGAGAGCTGGGAAGCGGACCTATTTTTTTGATGTAAAAGCAACCCGTTCAAACGATTATTATGTTACTATTACTGAAAGTAAAAAACGTTTGGAAGATGGGGTGTTTGTAAAACACAAGATCTTTTTATATAAAGAAGACTTTGAAAAATTTGCCGAAGGTTTGAAAGATACCATCGACTACATCAAATCAAACCAGGAGGTAGTTGAAAAACGCTACGAGTATAGCGAAAACCCTGAAATTGCCAGGGCATCTGCCGATGAAGATTTTTCGTTTGAGATTTAATACTACAGAACAATACTAAACTAAAATAATTAAAGCCCTGCTTCTTATTTGGAAGCAGGGCTTTTTGCGTGGTTACAATAATATCCCCCGCATAAACAATACTGCTATGGTAAAGTAAATGATTAGCCCGGTAACATCAACCAGGGTAGCCACAAACGGAGCAGATGAAGTAGCAGGGTCGGCGCCAAGCTTTTTAAGCAAAAGTGGCAGCATCGAACCTGATAACGACCCCCATAAAACGATACCGATAAGGGATGCACCTACCGTAAAACCAACCAGCATCCAGTGCGGGCCGTAAATATTACTGAACATGCTCCAGGCGGCTATGCGTAAAAAGCCTATTAAACCTAAACAAACACCAAGCATCAGGCCCGAAAGAATTTCCCGGCGCATAACCCGCCACCAGTCGGTAACGGTAACCTCGCCAAGGGCCATGGCCTGGATAATGAGGGTTGAAGCCTGCGAACCGCTGTTACCCCCACTTGAAATAATTAGCGGGATAAAATAAGCCAGTACGACTACTTTAGAGATCTCATCGCCAAAATAGCCCATAGCGGTAGCGGTAAGCATCTCACCTAAAAATAAAATGATAAGCCAGCCTACACGTTTTTTTACCAGTTTAAAAAGGTTGATATCCAGATAGGGTTCATCCAGCGCTTCGGTACCACCTATTTTCTGAATGTCTTCGGTGTATTCTTCGTTAGCTATCCAAAGGATATCATCAACGGTTACAATCCCTAACAGTACATTGCCGCTATCAACCACCGGGAGGGCGGTACGGTTATTCATCCTGAAAACATTGATGGCTTCTTCCTGTGGGTCGGCAGCGCTAAGGGCAATCAGTCGGCCGTCCATTAGTTCGCTCACCTTGGTTTCGGGCTTTACCAATAAGATCTCGCGGATCCTGATATCATCAAGTAAAACACCGTGCTCATCAATTACATAAATAACATCGATGGTTTCCGAATTTTTACCATAACGGCGAATGTGCGAAAGCACACGACTTACATCCCAGGTACGTTTAACGGCAATATAGTCGGGCGTCATCAGGCGGCCAACGCTTTCTTCTTCGTAACCCAAAAGTTTTAGAGCTTCGTCGCGGTTTTCGCGTGAAAGTTTCTGGATAAGTTTTTGAACGGCGTCGCCATGCAATTCGCTGAAAAGTGCTGTGCGGTCGTCGGGCGGGAGTTCATTGATCAGATCTTCCAGCTTTTGGCCCGAGAGTTTTTTAATGATCCGCTCCTGCACCGGGAATTCAAGAATCCGGAACACATTAACCGCGCGGTTAAGCGAAAGGGTTTCGATGAATTTAGGGCCATGTTCCGGAAGTTCTCCAATCAGTTCTTCAACATCCGATATGTTGAGGTTGTTCAAATATTCCTGTAATTGGGTATCGTCTTGTTTTTCCAGCAACAATTCTATTTGCTCAACCATTTCTTCCATAAAGCCCTCTTTTTTACATCGTTTTACAATCTTGTTTGGTGTTTTTCAACGTGCGCAAAAGTCGTTTATTTTTTCAAATTATAAGGCAAAATTTTCTGTTATCTTTGCAGCCGAATTCAGCCCCTCCCAACCCTCCCCGGAAGGGAGGGCTTTTAATTAATAATAATGGAAGTCTCCCCTTCCGGGGGAGATTTAGAGGGGGCTAATTTAAAAACATGGGTTTACAATGTGGTATAGTAGGTTTGCCGAATGTGGGTAAATCGACACTATTTAATTGCTTATCAAACGCCAAGGCGCAGGCGGCTAACTTTCCGTTTTGTACTATTGAGCCAAATGTGGGTGTAATTACAGTGCCGGATGAGCGCTTAACAAAGCTTACCGAAATAGTTAACCCCAAAAGCATAGTACCAAACACTATCGAGATAGTTGATATTGCGGGCCTTGTTAAAGGCGCCAGCAAAGGCGAAGGTTTGGGTAACCAATTTTTAGCCAATATCCGTGCTACAAATGCCATTATCCACGTATTGCGTTGCTTTGATAACGATAACGTGATCCACGTTGACGGCTCGGTTGATCCTATCCGCGACAAAGAGATCATTGATACCGAACTACAGCTGAAAGATCTTGAATCTATCGAGAAAAAGATTCAGAAGGTTGAAAAGATGGCTAAAACCGGCGGCGACAAAGAGGCTAAAAAAACTTTTGATGTTTTAACCGTTTATAAAAACCACCTGCTTGAAGGCAAATCGGCCCGTACCGCCCCCGTTGAAGAGGAAGATAAAGAATATGTAGCCGACCTTTGGCTGCTTACTGCTAAACCTGTATTGTACGTTTGTAATGTTGATGAAGGTTCGGTTAGTAACGGCA
It contains:
- the mgtE gene encoding magnesium transporter, which translates into the protein MEEMVEQIELLLEKQDDTQLQEYLNNLNISDVEELIGELPEHGPKFIETLSLNRAVNVFRILEFPVQERIIKKLSGQKLEDLINELPPDDRTALFSELHGDAVQKLIQKLSRENRDEALKLLGYEEESVGRLMTPDYIAVKRTWDVSRVLSHIRRYGKNSETIDVIYVIDEHGVLLDDIRIREILLVKPETKVSELMDGRLIALSAADPQEEAINVFRMNNRTALPVVDSGNVLLGIVTVDDILWIANEEYTEDIQKIGGTEALDEPYLDINLFKLVKKRVGWLIILFLGEMLTATAMGYFGDEISKVVVLAYFIPLIISSGGNSGSQASTLIIQAMALGEVTVTDWWRVMRREILSGLMLGVCLGLIGFLRIAAWSMFSNIYGPHWMLVGFTVGASLIGIVLWGSLSGSMLPLLLKKLGADPATSSAPFVATLVDVTGLIIYFTIAVLFMRGILL
- a CDS encoding DUF3276 family protein, producing MGDFDNREREEVYSKKVRAGKRTYFFDVKATRSNDYYVTITESKKRLEDGVFVKHKIFLYKEDFEKFAEGLKDTIDYIKSNQEVVEKRYEYSENPEIARASADEDFSFEI
- the ychF gene encoding redox-regulated ATPase YchF translates to MGLQCGIVGLPNVGKSTLFNCLSNAKAQAANFPFCTIEPNVGVITVPDERLTKLTEIVNPKSIVPNTIEIVDIAGLVKGASKGEGLGNQFLANIRATNAIIHVLRCFDNDNVIHVDGSVDPIRDKEIIDTELQLKDLESIEKKIQKVEKMAKTGGDKEAKKTFDVLTVYKNHLLEGKSARTAPVEEEDKEYVADLWLLTAKPVLYVCNVDEGSVSNGNAYVEKVKAAVKDENAEVLIISAQIESEISQLETYEERQMFLDDLGLTESGVNKLIKAAYRLLNLATYFTAGVQEVRAWTITQGFTAPQAAGVIHTDFEKGFIRAEVIKYDDFVKFNGVEATIKENGKLGVEGKTYIVQDGDIMHFRFNV
- a CDS encoding ABC transporter ATP-binding protein translates to MKDLAYLNKFFYKYRWRLIPGVLFVIISNVFGVLPAQVIRVAFDLVTENIGAYQLFSGFDRQSFIYDIFGTSLFLFGTLVLVLALLRGLFLFFMRQTIILMSRHIEYDLKNEIYNHYQELSLAFYRRHNTGDLMNRVTEDVSRVRMYLGPGIMYSINTVVLFVMVIYAMLTVNVQLAVFSVLPLPILAGVIYYVNNIINHRSEMIQERLSGLSSFVQENFSGIRVIKSYVREGFVRENFAKESEDYKVHSMELAKVQALFFPIMLLLVGLSNVITMYVGGVEVIKGNITPGNIAEFIVYLNMLSFPVISLGWVTSLVQRAAASQKRINEFLHEKPEIISPVAENHHVEGLIRFDEVSFIYPDTGIQALKNVSFTVEPGQMLAIIGRTGSGKSTIANLVMRMYDTTGGEITVDNRSIRSLGLENYRSQIGFVPQEVFLFSDTIANNIAFSADVLDMPVVEQAAKDAAVYNNIIELEEGFTTLIGERGVTLSGGQKQRVSIARAIFKHPQVLIFDDCLSAVDTRTEEEILNNLGRVMQDKTSIIIAHRISTIKNADKILVMDNGEIVEQGNHEYLMQLKGTYFELYEKQLLEEEQDA